In Thermotoga sp. Ku-13t, one genomic interval encodes:
- a CDS encoding TRAP transporter small permease, whose amino-acid sequence MKKLDECLVKFEKIAAKWLLVAMIIMVFASGVARFLRNPMNWAVDFSSFLFAWACFFAMDVAWRENKMMSVDLFVKRLPAKVQKVIRVIVLFIILAFCIYMVIWGAQLTWAQRFRKFQGMPNFSYAWVTLSVPVGAALLGRSTLQKILSEFKNRPAGEAK is encoded by the coding sequence GTGAAGAAGCTCGACGAATGCCTTGTGAAATTCGAAAAAATTGCAGCGAAATGGCTTTTGGTGGCGATGATCATCATGGTATTTGCATCCGGCGTGGCAAGGTTCTTGAGAAACCCCATGAACTGGGCCGTCGATTTCAGTTCTTTCCTGTTCGCCTGGGCGTGTTTCTTCGCGATGGATGTTGCCTGGCGCGAAAACAAGATGATGTCTGTGGATCTTTTCGTGAAAAGGTTACCTGCCAAAGTTCAAAAAGTGATCAGAGTGATCGTGCTGTTCATAATTCTGGCTTTCTGTATTTACATGGTTATCTGGGGTGCTCAACTGACATGGGCACAGAGGTTCAGAAAATTTCAGGGAATGCCAAACTTCAGCTACGCCTGGGTGACACTTTCAGTTCCGGTCGGAGCGGCTCTTCTGGGAAGATCGACCTTGCAAAAAATACTGAGCGAGTTCAAAAATAGACCAGCCGGGGAGGCAAAATGA
- a CDS encoding C4-dicarboxylate TRAP transporter substrate-binding protein, whose protein sequence is MRKVVVLAFVAIVLATLFAAPKYVLRFNHVLAATEPYHEAFLKWAKAVEERTNGDVKIEVFHSAQLGVEEDILEQIRAGAPIGQNTDSARMGMYVPPIGVMNIAYFIDFMGAKTPEEVIEALQKVKQSPSMRRWLDELENKYGFKVLSFFWVQGYRHFFTNKPIRKPADLSGLRIRTPPSPAWQESIRALGAQPVAIAFGEIYTAIQTKACDGAELTYANVYNGSLYEVVKYASETGHILLINFEVVSSKWFRSLPPEYQKIVEEECDKAGIEVSLKIMKELSEQFKQKCVEKGITVISDVDKAAFMEAAKQAYIKLGIMDALEQLIKEVRGQ, encoded by the coding sequence GTGAGGAAGGTCGTAGTGCTTGCGTTTGTTGCCATTGTCCTTGCAACGCTGTTCGCCGCACCGAAATACGTGCTCAGATTCAACCACGTCCTCGCAGCCACAGAACCGTACCACGAAGCATTCCTGAAGTGGGCGAAAGCAGTCGAGGAGAGAACGAACGGGGACGTGAAGATCGAAGTGTTCCATAGTGCTCAACTCGGTGTAGAAGAAGACATCCTGGAACAGATCAGAGCTGGCGCACCAATCGGCCAGAACACAGACTCCGCGCGAATGGGTATGTACGTTCCACCAATCGGAGTCATGAACATTGCCTACTTCATTGACTTCATGGGTGCGAAGACTCCAGAAGAAGTCATCGAAGCTCTCCAGAAAGTTAAACAATCGCCGTCCATGAGGAGATGGCTTGACGAACTCGAGAACAAGTACGGCTTCAAGGTCCTGTCGTTCTTCTGGGTCCAGGGTTACAGACATTTCTTCACGAACAAACCCATCAGGAAACCTGCCGATCTGAGTGGTTTGAGGATCAGAACACCTCCATCGCCAGCCTGGCAGGAATCCATCAGGGCACTCGGTGCACAGCCTGTCGCTATCGCTTTCGGCGAGATCTACACAGCGATTCAAACAAAAGCGTGCGATGGAGCAGAGCTGACTTATGCCAATGTCTACAACGGATCTCTCTACGAAGTCGTCAAGTACGCCTCCGAGACGGGACACATACTTCTGATCAACTTCGAAGTCGTCAGCTCGAAATGGTTCAGAAGCCTGCCACCTGAATATCAAAAGATCGTCGAAGAAGAATGTGACAAGGCCGGTATTGAAGTCTCACTGAAGATAATGAAGGAACTCAGCGAGCAGTTCAAGCAGAAATGTGTTGAGAAAGGTATAACAGTGATCAGCGACGTTGACAAGGCCGCGTTCATGGAAGCTGCCAAGCAAGCCTACATAAAGCTTGGAATCATGGATGCGCTCGAACAGCTGATCAAGGAAGTCAGAGGTCAGTGA
- a CDS encoding SLC13 family permease produces the protein MVDLVITLNIFFATVYATIKEPKIKIKNAVISLDQAKSSLLALILLIATGVVPLNLIRTSIMKQLNIVPWQILVIFFGSAYICTSLDASGLLKVIAYKFLSVSKGDGKKLFFNMVLLAGIMTMFTSNDIVTLTLTPIIVYMSQYSGVDPMPLLISVFFTSNTWSMFFYIGNPTNVIVAQAYSFSFFEYTRLMFIPTVATIAASLMGFYVQYGKKIPQRVEAELELDVDEALKSKLYAWLSGLTFCAFFVTVSIGDFIGLPLWKAVVLYCAIYALLNLVFSSKMSEANFEDSQSLSFFIDVFKRVPWKILPMIITFFVFVQTFSMYGLTDLVGKLFNFRNDLLVSLFTTYVTAFAANIMINQPMTIFFAHALWQKPVSYALSLVVGSNIGGNITLIGALAGMMWSRILKNYGIEMNNVKFIKNTFFVAMLTLFASSLGIWISVKFLH, from the coding sequence ATGGTTGACCTCGTAATCACTCTGAACATCTTTTTCGCCACGGTCTATGCAACGATAAAGGAGCCGAAGATAAAGATAAAGAACGCGGTCATTTCGCTCGATCAAGCGAAATCTTCGTTGCTTGCCCTCATTCTCCTGATCGCCACAGGTGTGGTTCCACTCAACTTGATCAGAACCTCTATCATGAAACAGCTGAACATTGTGCCGTGGCAGATACTCGTGATCTTCTTTGGTTCGGCGTACATCTGTACCAGTCTGGACGCGTCTGGCTTGCTGAAAGTGATCGCCTACAAGTTTTTGTCGGTCAGCAAAGGTGATGGCAAGAAACTCTTCTTCAACATGGTTCTGCTCGCAGGGATCATGACGATGTTCACGTCCAACGATATAGTGACGCTGACACTGACACCCATCATCGTCTACATGTCGCAGTATTCTGGCGTGGACCCAATGCCGTTGCTGATCAGTGTTTTCTTCACTTCGAACACCTGGAGCATGTTCTTCTACATAGGAAATCCAACGAACGTGATCGTCGCTCAAGCTTATTCGTTCAGCTTTTTTGAGTACACTAGGCTCATGTTCATCCCCACCGTCGCGACCATAGCAGCTTCACTGATGGGCTTCTATGTTCAGTACGGAAAGAAGATCCCGCAGCGTGTGGAAGCCGAACTCGAGCTCGATGTAGATGAAGCTCTGAAAAGCAAGCTGTACGCTTGGCTTTCTGGTTTGACCTTCTGTGCTTTCTTTGTGACTGTGTCCATAGGAGATTTCATAGGTTTACCCCTGTGGAAGGCTGTCGTTCTGTACTGCGCGATCTACGCACTGCTGAACCTCGTTTTTTCAAGCAAGATGTCGGAAGCGAATTTCGAAGACAGTCAAAGTCTTTCTTTCTTCATCGATGTCTTCAAGAGAGTTCCCTGGAAGATTCTCCCCATGATCATAACTTTCTTCGTCTTCGTGCAGACCTTCTCCATGTATGGTCTCACCGATCTTGTTGGTAAGTTGTTCAATTTCCGGAACGACTTACTGGTTTCTCTCTTCACCACGTACGTTACGGCTTTCGCCGCGAACATCATGATAAACCAGCCCATGACGATCTTCTTCGCTCACGCGCTCTGGCAGAAACCAGTCAGCTACGCTTTGAGTTTAGTGGTCGGTTCGAACATCGGTGGGAACATAACTCTCATCGGCGCGCTCGCCGGTATGATGTGGTCACGCATTCTCAAAAACTATGGTATAGAGATGAACAACGTCAAGTTTATCAAGAACACCTTCTTCGTCGCGATGCTGACGCTGTTCGCATCCAGTCTCGGGATCTGGATCTCTGTGAAGTTCCTTCATTGA
- a CDS encoding FGGY family carbohydrate kinase, producing MGLHVGVDIGTTAVKIIVYDSDALKVLLDVSESYDVFTVGPSMFEQDPVQIENAVFEALKRVGEKFPRVDSIVLDSMLHSLLFLDENYRPISNVIPWVDERSIPQVLQVKKDRQLVRTLQNRAGCASNFAYPIFKLMWFAQNEPERLKKAYKIISIKDYIFYRLTGTLASDISVASGTGFMDIHTKTWMTDLLRELTGVGEDKLVELVPPTFVRKLTKEASERSNFASGTDVFIGISDAAASSVGSGAGVDDSITISSSSSAAIRSIVSEPPAQYPSPGVWCYVVDENYYIAGVATSNGGIVFDWYVKLFSRHDHAQIVKSIEENFYNVDASRAVLFYPFVFSERFPELDPSLSARFLNLRGDTTDWMVARSVLEGIIFNLKRIFDVVKVIPRKLENVYSTGGLTRADVWTKMLSSVINEKIIVQSKRQGTALGTVWHLLGEDHRKRAMEALKNELEVYEPDQRLVPHYQKLYEAWLEKL from the coding sequence GTGGGGTTGCATGTAGGTGTGGATATAGGCACGACGGCTGTGAAGATCATCGTTTACGATTCTGATGCGTTGAAAGTTCTGCTCGACGTGAGCGAATCTTACGATGTCTTCACTGTTGGGCCTTCGATGTTCGAACAGGATCCTGTGCAGATCGAAAATGCGGTGTTCGAAGCGTTGAAAAGGGTTGGAGAGAAATTCCCCCGCGTGGACAGCATCGTGCTTGACAGCATGTTGCATTCTCTCCTCTTCCTCGATGAGAATTACCGGCCCATCAGCAACGTCATTCCCTGGGTGGACGAAAGATCGATCCCTCAGGTTCTCCAAGTGAAGAAGGACAGACAGCTCGTGAGAACCCTGCAGAACAGGGCGGGTTGTGCCAGCAACTTTGCCTATCCCATCTTCAAACTCATGTGGTTTGCGCAGAATGAACCTGAGAGGCTCAAAAAGGCTTACAAGATCATCTCGATAAAAGACTACATATTCTACAGATTGACTGGCACGTTGGCCAGCGACATTTCGGTGGCTTCTGGCACAGGGTTCATGGACATACACACTAAGACGTGGATGACGGATTTGCTGAGAGAACTGACGGGTGTGGGCGAAGACAAGTTAGTTGAACTCGTTCCACCGACGTTCGTGAGGAAATTGACGAAAGAAGCCAGCGAAAGAAGCAACTTTGCCAGTGGGACCGACGTGTTCATAGGTATCTCGGATGCAGCGGCTTCGAGCGTAGGTTCAGGTGCGGGCGTCGACGATTCGATAACGATCTCTTCGAGCAGCAGCGCGGCGATCAGATCGATCGTGAGTGAACCACCAGCGCAGTATCCTTCGCCTGGTGTGTGGTGCTACGTTGTGGACGAGAATTACTACATCGCTGGGGTTGCGACGAGTAACGGTGGAATCGTGTTCGATTGGTACGTGAAGCTTTTCTCCAGGCACGATCACGCCCAGATCGTAAAATCGATTGAGGAGAATTTCTACAACGTGGACGCTTCGCGAGCTGTGTTGTTTTATCCTTTCGTATTCAGTGAGAGATTCCCGGAGCTGGATCCAAGCTTGAGCGCGAGGTTTCTGAACCTCCGTGGCGACACCACCGACTGGATGGTGGCACGGAGCGTTTTAGAAGGCATTATCTTCAACCTGAAAAGGATCTTCGATGTAGTGAAAGTTATACCCAGAAAGCTCGAAAATGTCTACTCAACGGGTGGACTCACGAGGGCAGACGTGTGGACAAAGATGCTTTCCAGCGTCATCAACGAAAAGATCATCGTACAGAGTAAGAGGCAAGGTACAGCCCTGGGCACCGTCTGGCACCTCCTTGGAGAGGATCACAGAAAGAGAGCCATGGAAGCTTTGAAAAACGAGCTTGAAGTTTACGAACCTGATCAGAGGCTTGTACCGCACTATCAGAAACTGTACGAAGCCTGGCTGGAAAAGCTCTGA
- a CDS encoding ABC transporter ATP-binding protein: MVALNRLLKYARPYVLFFVLAILIVLASAIVDLLPPQLIRTIIDSYVNNETLPAAERLSGIYRLSLLVLAVFTVQFLLGYLSTFITSYLGNRIVHDVRTELFRKVLRLPMSFFDKNPSGRITTRIVNDTQNIQEFFTSVITAMVKDVFLLAGTIYFLIRLSPKLFATTSFVFPIIAAAMILFRYFDLKVYREVRTNLAKVNAYLAEHISGMGVIKLFLAEDYKRKEFDAVSSELYRSQIKQMYVFGIFRPFISFVRHLATSVIIYFGARMILQETIKFGELYAFIAYIDTFMRPLEDISEKYDIVQNTVASCEKIFSLMDEKPELAGKTNSQLIIEKGELRFEDVWFSYDSDRWVLKGINVVFKPGELTAIVGETGAGKTSLMNLINGLYVPQKGRILIDGKDMFEYDLMKIRKQIAAVPQDVILFTGTILDNVRLFDETYSEEQVIEALKKVHAYDIVSRLSDGIYTKIVERGYTLSAGERQLIALARAVLFDAKILILDEATSNIDVETETRIETAIRELAKEKTMIMIAHKLSTVKNADRILVVHNGRIVEEGKHAQLLAKQGVYYQLYQIQFAS, encoded by the coding sequence GTGGTTGCCTTGAATAGATTGCTCAAGTACGCCAGACCCTATGTCTTGTTCTTTGTACTGGCAATACTGATCGTCCTAGCTTCAGCCATTGTGGACCTTTTGCCACCACAGTTGATCAGAACGATCATAGACAGTTACGTTAACAACGAAACCTTACCAGCTGCCGAGCGGTTAAGCGGGATCTACAGACTCAGTTTGCTGGTGCTCGCTGTCTTCACAGTGCAGTTTTTGCTCGGTTATTTGAGCACCTTCATCACGTCGTATCTTGGCAACAGGATCGTTCACGATGTGCGCACGGAACTCTTCAGAAAAGTCTTGCGCCTTCCTATGTCGTTTTTTGACAAGAATCCTTCCGGAAGGATCACGACGAGGATCGTGAACGACACACAGAACATCCAAGAGTTCTTCACCAGCGTCATAACGGCGATGGTGAAGGATGTGTTCCTCCTGGCTGGTACGATATATTTCTTGATACGACTGAGCCCGAAACTTTTCGCTACGACCAGCTTCGTTTTTCCCATCATAGCGGCCGCGATGATCCTGTTTAGATACTTCGATCTGAAGGTTTACAGAGAGGTTCGTACCAACCTGGCCAAAGTGAACGCCTACCTTGCGGAACACATCAGTGGAATGGGTGTGATAAAACTCTTCCTCGCCGAAGATTACAAGAGAAAAGAGTTCGATGCGGTGAGTTCAGAGCTTTACAGATCACAGATCAAACAGATGTACGTGTTCGGAATCTTCAGACCGTTCATAAGCTTTGTGAGGCACCTGGCCACAAGCGTGATCATCTACTTCGGTGCCAGAATGATACTGCAGGAGACCATAAAGTTTGGAGAGCTGTACGCATTCATAGCCTACATAGACACGTTCATGAGGCCTCTGGAAGACATCTCTGAGAAATACGACATCGTACAGAACACGGTTGCTTCGTGCGAGAAAATCTTCTCGCTCATGGATGAAAAACCCGAACTGGCTGGAAAAACGAACAGTCAGCTCATCATCGAGAAAGGCGAATTGAGGTTCGAAGATGTGTGGTTCAGCTACGATTCCGACAGGTGGGTACTGAAGGGCATCAACGTCGTTTTCAAACCTGGGGAGCTGACCGCCATCGTGGGTGAGACCGGGGCAGGAAAAACATCCCTGATGAACCTCATAAACGGTCTGTACGTACCTCAGAAGGGTCGGATCCTCATCGATGGTAAGGACATGTTCGAATACGATCTGATGAAGATCAGAAAACAGATAGCCGCAGTCCCACAGGATGTGATACTCTTCACAGGAACGATCCTCGACAACGTGAGACTGTTCGATGAAACCTACTCCGAGGAACAGGTAATCGAAGCGCTGAAAAAGGTCCACGCGTACGACATAGTGTCCCGCCTGAGTGATGGGATCTACACCAAGATTGTAGAGCGAGGTTACACGCTCTCTGCCGGCGAGAGACAGCTCATAGCCCTCGCACGTGCGGTGCTGTTCGACGCGAAGATACTGATCCTCGACGAGGCCACTAGCAACATAGATGTCGAAACGGAAACGCGGATCGAAACGGCCATAAGAGAACTCGCGAAGGAAAAAACGATGATCATGATCGCCCACAAACTCTCGACCGTGAAGAACGCCGACAGAATACTGGTCGTGCACAACGGCAGAATAGTCGAAGAAGGGAAACACGCCCAGTTGCTGGCAAAACAGGGAGTGTACTATCAGCTGTATCAGATTCAGTTCGCTTCATGA